The Campylobacter sp. genome contains the following window.
CTAGCCGCAATTCGGCTAAACAAGCGCGGCGGAGCGGGATAATTTAAATTTTGGATTTTGTATGAACGACGAATTTTATATGGATTTGGCGCTGCGGGCTGCGTGGCGCTATCAGGCTCTGGCGCTACCCAACCCCGCCGTGGGCTGCGCGCTGCTGGATAAGAGCGGCAGAGTTCTTGGCGTAGGCGCGCACAAAAAGGCGGGCTTTTTGCACGCCGAGGTAAACGCCGTTTTCGCCGCGCTGTGCGATCTGGACGCAAATTTCGCGCAGGATTTCGCCCGCGAATACGCCCGCAAATTCGGCGTTAAATTTCAAAACATAGAAGCCCTAAAAAGCGCGCTTTTGCAGCCGAGCTTCACCTATGATTTTATCTTAAACCGCCACGGCGGGCTTTTGCGCGGCACTTGCGCCTACGTCACGCTCGAGCCCTGCGCACACCGCGGCAAGACCCCGTCTTGTGCCGAGCTTTTGGCAGAGCTAGGCCTATCGCGCGTGGTAATCGGCGCGCGCGATACGAACGCGCAGGCTGCGGGCGGCGCGGAAATTTTACGCCGCGGAGGCATAGAGGTGAAATTTGACGTTTGCCGTGCCGCGGCGACGGAGCTTGCGGAGCCGTTTTATCTGGCGCGCGAGAGCGGCTTTTGCTTCATCAAAATCAACGCTACGCTAAACGGCGCGGTGCATGGGCGGATCGGCAGCGAGAAGCAGCGCGCGTTCGTGCACGAGCTGCGCAGCGTGTGCGACTACGTATGCGTGGGCGGACAGACCGTGCGCGCCGACAGACCGACGCTGGACGTGCGTGCGGCTAAATTTGATGAAATTAGCGCTTTGGTGGGCAATGCTGATATGTTGACGCCAGACGCGCGCGTTGCGCCGCAAAATCTAAAGCTGCGCGCGCCCGACGTTTGGATTCGTTCGCGCCGCAGCCTTTCGGATTTTGATGCGAGCATTCCGCTTTTCGGCGTTGAAGGGCGCAAGGTGGAGGTCTCGCGCTCGCTGCCTGCGGGCGCGAAAATCACGATGATAGAGGCGGGGGCGAGTTCGTTTGACGAGTTCGCGCAGTTTGCGAGCCATGCGCTTATTTTTTACAGCGCGCAGATGAGGGACAGGGGAAATTTTAGAGCAAATGCCGCGCTACAGCCGCTTTTCATCTCCAGCGCGGGCGATCCGCACCTAGAAGCGAACGAATTTTACGGCTGGTTTAAAATTTTAAAATGAAAGGTTATACTACTGCCGATATAAAAATCAGCGCAGCTACTATTATTATGACGAACACTAGCACTTTATCTATATTATATTTCCTTTTAGGGCTGCAATTTTGCAAGAAAGCCCCAAGCTTGTATTCACTGATATGAAATAGCCAAGCGGTCCAAATCGATCCGAGGGATAGGCACATCGCCGCAAATGCCGTATCAGATTTCTGCCATACGATCATGCCGAAAATTAAAAACAAAGACAGAAAAGAAACGATAATCACGCCTATCGTCGAAAAGGCGATAAAAAATATAAAATTTAGCTTGCAATCGATGCCTAAAATGCGAAAATTAATAATTTTATTTGCGATATAAAATGCGGAGATTATCGTTAAGATAGCTTTTGCGAGCTCGGCCTTAAAAGGAGCGTAGGGCAATAGCGGTACGCCAAAAACTGCATTCGATATGATACCTACGTGCGATAAAGTAAAGCCGAGCGAGAATGAGAATACGCCCGTCAGTAAGATGCCTAGAAGTAATTTATAAAAATATATTTTCATACGCAATCCTTAAAATTCTGCGAAATTATACGCAATAGCAGCTTAAAACTTTAATCGTAAATTTAGCGTAAGCTTTGAAATTTCTCACGTATGCCGCAGGCAACGACACAGAGCGAATATAAAAAATAGATATATGCTGCAAGCGGGACAAAAGCGACAAATCCCGAAGCATAAACTAGCGCTACTAATACATATGTCGCATTTGCCAGCGCAGGTATGCTATAAGTCCAAAGCTCGGGCTTTTCAAAAGGGGTGTCTATAGCGTTAAAATACAAAGCTAAATTTACGATAAGCAGTAGAAAAAATATATAGTTCTTTTTCATAAAAGGAAAAGCGGCGCAAACCAAGACTACTATCAAATTTAATGCGATAAGAAAACCTATGTAATTAATATCTATAAAGGCGCAAAGTAAGCCTAAAACCGCGATTAATATATCTCTTTTCATAACTGATTGCCGTCCTTTTTAATTCCTGCAATTATAATGCGTAGGTTTAAATTTTAATAAAAAAGTATTCCGTGCTTAAAATTCCGTCGCGCCGTGCGGGTGATCTACGTCTATGAAATTTACGCTTACGGACGAAATTTAAACTGGGCATTTAGCTTTATCTAGATGCAAAAAAGATAAGACCCAACCAAGTTGCGGATATAATAAGCAGCAAGATAGGGAATAGCTTTTTATCGATCTCCCCGCTTCTTTTTCGGCTGATGATTTGTAAAAATTTACCGAGCTCGTAATCGCTTTTGCGAAATAAATATACCGTTGAGCAGATGCCCATGAATAATGCCGCGGCGGATAAAATCGCTACTAATTTTTTATCTAAATCCATACCATATATCATAAAACCGAACATCGCGATAAGAATGATGGCGGTAAGGGCTAAAATTCCTATCGTCGCAAAGGCGATGAAAAATATAATATTGAGCTTGCGATCGATGCCTTTGACATAAAAATCGCTCAAACTGCTACTGATATAGAAGGAAAATAGCTCAAGAATTACCGTCGTAAAAGGCAGACGAATATCGCCCGGGAATAAAAAATATCCCTTCAAAAGGTCTATTATATTAACATTTAAAAGTTTTGAGAGGTGCAATGAAGCAACGTAAAATGAAATCAAAAAAACTGCCAAAAAGACATTGCCTAAAAGAAACTTGTAAATTAGGTATTTTATGTTTTTGCGCACCTTGGCTCCCTGAAATTTCGCGAGATTATACGTCAAATTTGCTTTTAACAGGCTCAAATCGGTAGGAAAATTTAATGAGTAAAATTTAGCCAAAATTTTGCGTAATTTAAATTTACGGCTCGATTTACAGCGCGGAATTTTAAAATTTAGTGGTGCGATATGCTTAGCTAAATTTAAAAATGTAGCATTTGCGTGGGTATTATTTTGGCGCTATTAAAAACGGATAGCTTGGCTAAATTTAAACCGCTCTGTGCTTACGCTAAGTTTCGCCGTAGTCACTAGCCTGCCGTTCTAGTCAAATTTGAAAATTCCGCAAACGTGCATAGGTGCCGTTTTGAATGGTACGACGATCCGCTGCGTAAAATTCTACTATTTTGCGCGCGCGGCGCCTGATTTTGAAACGGCGTCTGTGGAGCAGAATTTTAAAATTCCGCCACGCGAAAGGATTTAAAATTTCACAACGAGCGTAAAATTTTAAAATTTAAAATCTCGAAATTCCAAAATTCCGAAATTCCACGGCGCGGGCAAAATTTTAAAATTTAAAAATCGAACCAAATTTTAAATTCCAAATCAAGCTAAATTTCAAAACTATAAGTCGAGCAAAATTCCAAATCCAAAATTTAATGACTATGCCCCAAATGCCCGCCCGCGCCATTTGATCTTACTTCGCAGATGAGTTCGCTGTCGCATTCGTTATCGCTGCTTTCAAGCTGCAGCGTCGTGTGCGTGATGCCCAGATGCTCCATTTCGTGCGATATTTCGGCCATGATCCGCTCCGCCTCGCGCACGCTTAGCTCGCCGCTGACCACCACGTGAGCCGTGAGCGCGTTTGCGCCGCTCGTGATACTCCAGACGTGCAGGTCGTGCACCGAAAGCACGCCGTCCACGCCCCTGATCTGCGCGACGAGCGCGTCCAGACACACGCCCTTTGGCGAGCCCTCCATCAGGATGTTTAGGCTATCTTTTAGCACGCCCCAGCCGCTTTTTACGATGAGCGCGGCCACGAGTAGGCTAGCCGCCGCGTCCGCCCAGCCCCAGCCAAAGCACATCATCGCTAATGCGGCCGCGATCGCGCCCACCGAGCCCGCAGCGTCGCCAAGTACGTGCAGGTAGGCGCCGCGCATATTGACGTTTTCTCTCACGTCGCCGCCGCGCAGCATGTATAGCGCCACGACGATGTTTACGGCAAGACCCAGCGTGCTGATGGCGAGCATCCCCGCAGTGGCTACTTCGGGCGGGTTTTGGAAGCGCCGCGCCGCCTCGATGACGATAAAAACGGCGATCGCGACGAGAGCGAGCGCGTTTATCGTCGCGGCTAAAATTTCGATCCGCCTGTAGCCGAAGGTCTTTTGTAGATTGCCTTTGCGTTCGCCGAATTTAAACGCAAACAGCGAAAGCCCGAGCGCCGCGGCGTCCGAGAGCATGTGCCCGGCGTCGGAGAGCAGGGCGAGCGAGTTCGTCGCGAAGCCGCCCGCGACCTCGACCAGCATAAAAGCGGAGATTATAAGGAAGGAATTTCTCAAAACGACCTTGTTTGACGTGTGTGAATGCGTGCAATGAGTGTGATTTTCGTGCATTTTGACCTCGCTTTTGGGCAAATTTTAGTTAAATTATACCTCAAAAAAGCGCTTAAATTTTAGCGAAATCTCCCTCTAACTCGACATTTACGCGCTTGCCTATGTCTTTTAACTTGCTAAACTCTTCCACTAGCCTCGGCGCGTCGCTGGGCTGATCGCAAACCTCTTAAATGCGCTATTTTGCATAAAATTCCTTTGTTTAAAATCGCGCGGATTCTAGCTGATTTTAAATTTTGCGTCAAATTTTGGAATTTTTGCTGTAACTCTTGACATTACAACAAAATTTTAATATACTTCGCTCATCTGTTGTAAGTTATAGCATTACAACAAAAAATTTCTAAGGAGAAAAAGATGTCAAACTACAAGATCGTTTCAACGAAAAATGAGCCGAGAGTCGAGCTAAAAGAAGCTCTAGGCTTAAGCGGCTGCGAGCTCTCTATCAACGAGCTTCCTGCAAACGTGAGCGTGCCTTTCGTGCATTCGCACAAGCAAAACGAGGAGCTTTATTTGGTGCTAAAAGGCGGCGGCACGCTCTTTATCGACGGCGAGGAGAAGGCGGTCAAAGAGGGCGATGCGATCCGTATCGATCCGGCGGGCAAAAGATGCTTCAAGGCGGGCGCGCAGGGGATAAAATTTATCTGTATCCAGACTAAACGCGGCAGCCTGGAGCAGTACACTAACGGCGACGGCGTGATAAACGACGATGTAAAGCCTAGCTGGCTGTAAAATTTTGCGAGACGGGCACGGAAAAATGCGGGTGTAAATTTTAAACTGCGCAGCACAGCAAAACGGCGCCCTACGTGGCGGGCGCATCGGCCGCCACAACGATAGGAGGTCGCATGAGAAAATGCATTAGTCGCGGCGGTAAGTGAATTAGCTTGCAGCGGCGATAAGCGGCTGTGCAAGCAAACAAATTCTAAATTTAAAGGATAGAAAATGAAAAAAGTAGCAATCATCGGAGCAAACGGGAAATCAGGTTCAAATTTGGTGCAAGAAGCCCTAAAACAAGGGTATGACGTAACGGCTATCGTGCGAAACAAAGAGTATAAAAAACGACGACGTAAAGTCGTCTATAAAGATGTTTTAAAGCTAACGAAGGCCGATCTAGCGGGCTTTGACGCCGTTATTAGCGCATTTGCGGCATGGACGCCCGAAACATTTCCGCTTCATAAAAAGGTAGCAAAACACCTAGCAGACGCACTTAGCGGTACGAAAACGAGACTACTCGTCATCGGCGGCGCGGGTACGCTATACGTGGACGATAAGCAGACGATGGTTATAGATACGCCAAGCTTTCCTGCCGGGTACATGGGCGTCGCTAAGGCTACGGCGGAGTCGTTTTTCGAGCTAAAAGACAGAAGCGACGCGCTCTGGACATACGTCTCGCCTGCGGGAGACTACGACGCAGATGGCGCTCGCACCGGCGAATACGTCCTTGGCGGCAATAATCTAATACTAAACTCCAAAAACGAGAGCTACATCAGCTACGCAGACCTCGCGCTCGCGGTCATAGACTAGCTAAAAAATAGAAATTTCGTGCAAAAGCGCTTTACCGCAGTCGGCGAGAGGGCGTGAGTTTAAAATTTTGCGTAATTTAGCTAAAATAACGCCGCACGAAACTAACGTGCGGTTTTAAATTTAAATCAAGGCCGGTTATGCAAGTAGGTATCAAATTTTCACTCGCGGTTCATATCATGCTTTGCGTCGCGTATTTTCGCGAGGAGAAGGTCACGGGCGATTTCGTCGCCGCAAGCTCGGGGATAAACCCTGCCATAGCGCGCAAGCTGATCTCGCAGCTAAAAAACGCGGCCTTGGTGCTCACGACCGCGGGTGTGGGCGGCATCACGCCGGCTCGCGACGCACGGCTCATCACGCTTTTAGACATTTACGAGGCGGTGAGCGAGGAGGACGCGATGTTTCGCCTGCACAAAGGCTCGCCTAGCGCCTGCCCTGTAGGCGGCAAGATCGAGGCGGTACTCGCGCCGCGCTTTGCCCGCATTCAGAATGATTTTAAAAAATCCCTATCAAGCGTGAGCTTGGCGGATTTGCTGCGGGATTTAGAATGAGATTTGTATAGCGTGGCTTTAAGTGGACTTTTTATCGCTCATCTCGGATTTTATCGATTCATCGGCTTGTAGAAGGTTTTCGTAATTTTCTTTGCTTTTTCGTATGGCGTCGTCAAATTTAAAACCGAGCATGACGATACGGTATAAATTCGGCTTGTTTTTGCGCCAATTATACAGCGTTGCGACATCAATGCCTAGATGATATGCCATATCGCGTTTAGTCAGCTTCAAAATTTTCCTTAAATTTGAAATCAATAAAATTGTATAGCTTTTATTCTGATAAACTAACACTTGAATATTTTTATGTTTTTAGTATTTTTCATATAATATTTCAATTTTTCTTTAACTACCTTGCAATATAATGCGAGAATATTTTTTGGGAGGATCCAATATGAAAAATTTCAAAATTTTAGTTTTCGGCACTTTTGCGGCGATATTCTTTAACGGATGCGACGTAACGCCGCCGTTTCAGGTAGTTCAATTACAAGAAAACGCACGCGGTATCACGGTGGCAAGAAGCACGCCTTATAATTGCACTGTCTTGGGCGAGGTCGAGGGCAGAAGCGAAAATAACGGCTATGGTGCAAATTTACAGCTAATGCGCGATAGTGCGGTCAATGACGCTAAAAATAATGCTGCATACGTGATCGGAGAGGGAAAACGCGCGATGATAAACATAGTAAGTGAAAAGGCGGTTTGTTTGTTAAACGGACAGCGGGTTGATTGCTCGGGAAATGTCATCGGTTACGTCCAATCATATAGGATAAATGCGCAGGTTTTTGACTGCGGTATAAAGTAAATTTAAAATTTTAATGTAATAAGCATTAAGGAGATAAAGATGAGAAATTTTATCTTGAAATTGATCGGAGTATCGGTAATATGCGTGTTATTACCGGGAAAGCTATCTGCACTGGATCTACCGGAGCCACTAAAGGGAGAGGAGTTTGAGCAGGTTTTGAAAAAATACCTCAATTCCGAGGAAGAATTTCTGCAAGATTTTGAAGCACATAAGTTTGACAAAGCGGCCGCTTTCGATAAATTATATTGTGAAGAAGGGCTTCCAGAGGCGTGCGGAGATCTGGGAATTCATTATGCTTTTGGACTAGGGGTAAAAAGAGATGTTTTAAAAGCAAAGGCATATATCGGATATTATTCTGCAAATTCGCCGATGAAATTTTCTGCAAAAGAATTTAGTAATTTAAGTTTAGAGCTTATTAATAAAACTTCCGAGCTTGATGACAAAGGGGCATTGTTTTATCTTTCAGATGTCTTTAAAAAAGAGCTTGAAGATTGTAGGTCGCTTATAAAATGGTTCGATATTATGAGCGGTAAGATCAAAATAAATAAAGATTATGTAAAAAGCATCGGTAATAGAGATTCTTGTTTTAAAGCTCTTGCATATTCTATGATGCTTCCTTGTGATATGCTATCGCCTGATAAAATACTTTGTTCCGAAAAAGGTATTAAGGATGATATTTCTAGCGAAATTCTTATTTCGGAAATCGTCAAAAATGGGCTTATAAATTCCAAAATAGCAAATATATTCTTCGAGTACTTTGATTTTATTGATACCGATGAAATTAAATTTTAAAAAATTCGGGCTTTGACGGTTATAAATGCCAAAGCCCAAATTTAAAATTTACAATTTTATCTTCCTAACTTCCAGCTCGCCGCCAAAAAAGTTCACGTAGTAAAGCAGGTCTTTTTCGACCTCAAGCCCCGCTAGATAGCGCAGAGCGAGGTTCGCCTCAAAGCTTGCCGCAAACATCACTATAGCAGCCGTTATGCCCGCAGGCGTCGCGTTTAGGCTCGGGAAAAATTTAAAATCCGCATTCTGCACGAAGCAGACTTGGCACTGCCAGCTGTCCACCGACGCAAACACCCACGGCACGCCTATTTGCTTAGCAAAGGCATCAATCTGTGCGCGCGTGGCGAGATTATCGGTCGCATCCAAAATGAGATCAAATTTCTCGCCCGCGCCTATCGCGCTAGCGAAAAATTCCTCCGCGCGGCTCTTATGCACCTCCACGCTCACGCCGTCGTAGCGAGCCTCCGTGCGGCTTTTAAAAACGTCCGCTTTAAATTTACCCTCGTCTGCGAGAGTGAATAAAATTTGCCTGTGGATGTTATGGAGCGCCACCGTGTCGAAATCTACGACGCTGATCCGCCCGATGCCGCTTGCGCCCAGAGCGTAAGCAAGGCTGCTTCCAAGCCCGCCCGCGCCGATGATTAGGATGCGTTTATCCGCAAGCGCACGCTGCGTCTGCTCGCCCCAAAGCTGGATCTGTCTGTGAAAGTAGTTCATAAAAGCCCCCTGCTGACTAGATTTTTACGGAATTTCCACAGCCCGCGCGCCGCAGCGATCTCGTCCGCGTCCACTTCGCACATCAGCACGCCCTCTTCGTTTTTCAGTTCGTTTGCGATCTCGCCGCCGGGGGTTACGACGAAGCTCTCGCCGTAAAATTTAAACTCGCTTTCGCCGAATTTCGCCTCGCCGATGCGGTTGGCGCGGATGACGTAGAGCGAGTTCGTAAACGCGCGCATCTTCAAAAGCTCGCGCCAGCGCCCACCGCTTTCGAAGGTCGAAGCGCACGGCACGAGCACGCAGCCGACGTTTTTTTGCATAAAATAGCGCCAAAATACGTCAAAATGCGCCTCGTAGCCAAAGCACACGCCGAATTTCACGCCGCCCTCGCTAAAGATCATCGGCGAAATTTTACCGATTTTGCGGCTTTTGCGGTTGGCGAAAAAGCTCTCTTCGTTCCAGTGCGGATAGTCCATCAGGATATTTTGATCGTAAAATTTCACCTCCGAGGGCGAAAATTTCGCGCAGGATTTCACCCAGATGGGCTCGTTTTCGCTCGCGCAAAAGATCTCCTCTTCGCTCGCGTCTTTTTGGCTTTCGGCTTTTAAATTTGAAGCGTTCGAGTTACTTTGGATCGAAGCGCTTAAATTTAAACCATCTGCGGAATTTGCGGCTTTGAAATTTAAAGCGTGCGCGCCGCAGGAATTTAAGCCGCCTTTGGAACTCTGCTCGCCTTTGGAATTTAAAGCGCCTTTGGAATTTGAACCATCGTTGGAATTTAAATCTCTCTTGGAATTTAGCTCGCCCTTGCAACCAGGCTCACTTTTAAGGCTTAAGGAATTTTCGCCGCCGCCGCCGCCGCCCAAGCTCTTTTGAGCCGCGCTGCCGAAAATACCCGCCTGCCTCAAAATTGCGCCGCTAGCGGCTCTGATTATCGGCGCTACGATATGTAGGTCGTATTTGGCGGCCAGCCGCGCCATCAGCTCCTGCTTGTGCTCGCTCTGCTCGCAGGCGATAGAGCGGGGCATCTTTTTAAGCTCGCTAAAGAAGGAATTTAGCTCATATTCGCCCAGCAGCACGATCCGCGCGCCATTGTCTTTGGCGACCTTCATATAGTAATCGATCCGATTTTCGCTCATCGAAAGCGTCGGTAGCTGTAAAACGCATACGTTTATCATCGCCGCCTCCTAAGCCTGCTCGGGCGCGTTTATTTCGGCAACCTCGAGTTTGGCGTTTTCTAAAATTTCCTTCACCTCTTTTAGCAGCGCCACGCCCTGTTTATACAGCTTCACGCTCTCTTCTAGGCTCAGATCCTTGTCGTTTAGGCTCTTTAAAAGCGCGTTAATCTTCTCCATTTTTTCCTCGAAACTCTCACTCATCTAAAATCCTTTTTATGATGTAATCAAATTTTTCTATCTCGACCAAAAACGCGTCGTGTCCGTAGTCGCTATCGATCTGCGCGTAGCTCGCGCGATCCTTTTTGCCCAGATCGCTCATCGCATCGTAAATTTCTTTCATTAGCTCCGGCGGAAAGAGCACGTCGCCTTTGAAAGAGATGAGGTGCAGGCGCGATTTGATCTGCGCGCAGGCGTTTTTGAGATTGCCGTAGTGGCGCGTGCAATCAAATATATTCATCATCTTGGCGATGTAGAGATAGCACAGCGGATCGAACCTGCGCGCGAAATTTTCGCCGTTGTATTCAAGGTAGCGATCGACCTGAAAGCGCCCGTTAATCTCGTAAAGACCGTCGGTTTCAACGTAGTTGCGTCCAAATTTATCCTGCATCGAGTTTGGGCTTAAAAAACTTATATGCCCCGCCATGCGCCCCACCGCCATGCCGTCAAGCCCGCGCTCGGCGATCAGATTTTTATCGTAGTTGCCGTTTTTAAAGCTCGGATCGCGCAAGATAGCCTCGGTCGCGATCTTATTAAATGCGATCGCCCAAGGCTGCGTGGCGTAGGTGCTTGCCAGCACGAAAATTTCATCCGCAAATTCCGGATATTCGATCGCATAGCACAGCGCCTGCATGCCGCCCAAGCTGCCGCCGATAACGGCGCGGGCGTGAGCGATGCCGAGGCGCTTTAAAAGCATCATCTGCGCGCGCACGACGTCTGAAACGACCACTACCGGAAAGCGCAAGCGGTACTCGCGGCCGCTGCTTTCATCGACGTCGAGCGGGCAGGTGGAGCCGAAAGGCGAAGCTAGGATGTTTATGCAGATGACGAAAAATTTCGTAGTATCGACCGCTTTATGATCGCCGATGAGCCCGTCCCACCAGCCCGG
Protein-coding sequences here:
- a CDS encoding transcriptional regulator, with protein sequence MLKLTKRDMAYHLGIDVATLYNWRKNKPNLYRIVMLGFKFDDAIRKSKENYENLLQADESIKSEMSDKKST
- a CDS encoding ThiF family adenylyltransferase, producing MNYFHRQIQLWGEQTQRALADKRILIIGAGGLGSSLAYALGASGIGRISVVDFDTVALHNIHRQILFTLADEGKFKADVFKSRTEARYDGVSVEVHKSRAEEFFASAIGAGEKFDLILDATDNLATRAQIDAFAKQIGVPWVFASVDSWQCQVCFVQNADFKFFPSLNATPAGITAAIVMFAASFEANLALRYLAGLEVEKDLLYYVNFFGGELEVRKIKL
- a CDS encoding homoserine O-acetyltransferase, which codes for MILQSKIQNFDEPLYLESGRVFSNFKLAYETYGELNPDKSNVIVICHALTGSAHAAGLYEGDVKPGWWDGLIGDHKAVDTTKFFVICINILASPFGSTCPLDVDESSGREYRLRFPVVVVSDVVRAQMMLLKRLGIAHARAVIGGSLGGMQALCYAIEYPEFADEIFVLASTYATQPWAIAFNKIATEAILRDPSFKNGNYDKNLIAERGLDGMAVGRMAGHISFLSPNSMQDKFGRNYVETDGLYEINGRFQVDRYLEYNGENFARRFDPLCYLYIAKMMNIFDCTRHYGNLKNACAQIKSRLHLISFKGDVLFPPELMKEIYDAMSDLGKKDRASYAQIDSDYGHDAFLVEIEKFDYIIKRILDE
- a CDS encoding SDR family oxidoreductase — translated: MKKVAIIGANGKSGSNLVQEALKQGYDVTAIVRNKEYKKRRRKVVYKDVLKLTKADLAGFDAVISAFAAWTPETFPLHKKVAKHLADALSGTKTRLLVIGGAGTLYVDDKQTMVIDTPSFPAGYMGVAKATAESFFELKDRSDALWTYVSPAGDYDADGARTGEYVLGGNNLILNSKNESYISYADLALAVID
- a CDS encoding Rrf2 family transcriptional regulator — translated: MQVGIKFSLAVHIMLCVAYFREEKVTGDFVAASSGINPAIARKLISQLKNAALVLTTAGVGGITPARDARLITLLDIYEAVSEEDAMFRLHKGSPSACPVGGKIEAVLAPRFARIQNDFKKSLSSVSLADLLRDLE
- the xseB gene encoding exodeoxyribonuclease VII small subunit, giving the protein MSESFEEKMEKINALLKSLNDKDLSLEESVKLYKQGVALLKEVKEILENAKLEVAEINAPEQA
- a CDS encoding transporter, producing the protein MKRDILIAVLGLLCAFIDINYIGFLIALNLIVVLVCAAFPFMKKNYIFFLLLIVNLALYFNAIDTPFEKPELWTYSIPALANATYVLVALVYASGFVAFVPLAAYIYFLYSLCVVACGIREKFQSLR
- a CDS encoding cation diffusion facilitator family transporter — encoded protein: MHENHTHCTHSHTSNKVVLRNSFLIISAFMLVEVAGGFATNSLALLSDAGHMLSDAAALGLSLFAFKFGERKGNLQKTFGYRRIEILAATINALALVAIAVFIVIEAARRFQNPPEVATAGMLAISTLGLAVNIVVALYMLRGGDVRENVNMRGAYLHVLGDAAGSVGAIAAALAMMCFGWGWADAAASLLVAALIVKSGWGVLKDSLNILMEGSPKGVCLDALVAQIRGVDGVLSVHDLHVWSITSGANALTAHVVVSGELSVREAERIMAEISHEMEHLGITHTTLQLESSDNECDSELICEVRSNGAGGHLGHSH
- a CDS encoding carbon-nitrogen hydrolase family protein; translation: MINVCVLQLPTLSMSENRIDYYMKVAKDNGARIVLLGEYELNSFFSELKKMPRSIACEQSEHKQELMARLAAKYDLHIVAPIIRAASGAILRQAGIFGSAAQKSLGGGGGGENSLSLKSEPGCKGELNSKRDLNSNDGSNSKGALNSKGEQSSKGGLNSCGAHALNFKAANSADGLNLSASIQSNSNASNLKAESQKDASEEEIFCASENEPIWVKSCAKFSPSEVKFYDQNILMDYPHWNEESFFANRKSRKIGKISPMIFSEGGVKFGVCFGYEAHFDVFWRYFMQKNVGCVLVPCASTFESGGRWRELLKMRAFTNSLYVIRANRIGEAKFGESEFKFYGESFVVTPGGEIANELKNEEGVLMCEVDADEIAAARGLWKFRKNLVSRGLL
- a CDS encoding cupin domain-containing protein, producing the protein MSNYKIVSTKNEPRVELKEALGLSGCELSINELPANVSVPFVHSHKQNEELYLVLKGGGTLFIDGEEKAVKEGDAIRIDPAGKRCFKAGAQGIKFICIQTKRGSLEQYTNGDGVINDDVKPSWL
- the ribD gene encoding bifunctional diaminohydroxyphosphoribosylaminopyrimidine deaminase/5-amino-6-(5-phosphoribosylamino)uracil reductase RibD, yielding MNDEFYMDLALRAAWRYQALALPNPAVGCALLDKSGRVLGVGAHKKAGFLHAEVNAVFAALCDLDANFAQDFAREYARKFGVKFQNIEALKSALLQPSFTYDFILNRHGGLLRGTCAYVTLEPCAHRGKTPSCAELLAELGLSRVVIGARDTNAQAAGGAEILRRGGIEVKFDVCRAAATELAEPFYLARESGFCFIKINATLNGAVHGRIGSEKQRAFVHELRSVCDYVCVGGQTVRADRPTLDVRAAKFDEISALVGNADMLTPDARVAPQNLKLRAPDVWIRSRRSLSDFDASIPLFGVEGRKVEVSRSLPAGAKITMIEAGASSFDEFAQFASHALIFYSAQMRDRGNFRANAALQPLFISSAGDPHLEANEFYGWFKILK